In the Zingiber officinale cultivar Zhangliang chromosome 5A, Zo_v1.1, whole genome shotgun sequence genome, TAAAACATTCTAATCAAATCACAAACATTAATCACTCATCTCAGCCAAAGCCTCCCTGACCAAATTCTTCAACACATATCCGCTAATCTCTTCAGTGATCTCTTGTACTTCCAACAAGTACTCAGACAATCTGTATCCTCCGACCATCATATCAAGCAATTGACTTATGTTGCTGCAGTCATCATCTTCCATCACTGTTTTCACAAAAAACGAATTCCTGATGATGTTCCATGCTTCTGCAGGCACAAGCCAAGCAGATTCCCTAATCCATTGATTTACGTTTTGTGAGGTGGGCAAACCAGTTGATCCAAATTCTATTGGTTCTGAGTTGATACTGTTGAATAAGACGTTCTGATTTGAccttttttccttgagcataGCTGCTGCTTCTCTCCAGTAAAAGTAGCTTGTAAGTAGCACTTCATCAAATTGACCTCGAATAGCATGGTTTCTTGTGGAAACAGTAGTATTTATTGCTGAGGTAGAAGAAAGAAAATTTCGAGGGAATACATAATTCTCCTCGTGATTGTTGTCCACCTTGAATGGTTCTTTATTAAATATTGAAAAATCTGGGTGAGTATTATCCCTTGGTAAAGAACGGGAAACTGATTCAATTGGTGGAGCCCTAGAGATACCTTATGAATAGAGGAGAATCATATCAGTAAAGtgtgaaagaaataaaaattgaGAAAACTAAATGTACACAGGATGCCCATTATGCTGAAAAAGATTAAATTACAGGATAAAGATGAACTTAATAAGGAACTCTCGCATTTTTTCTCTAGTACAGAATGAAACACTAGAGAAAAACTGAGATCCAGATGCTAAATGAAATGTAACGAAGATATCACcatttacaaaattattaattCTGTTATGATGACAAAAATTAGCCAGATTGATAAAAAGCTTAAGCTTTTCACTAATTTATTGCAGATTAGGAAAAGGGTCTTACTTTGTGTTCCAGTAATAACATCAGATGACTTGGATATAATGTCATTTCTTCTGTCTTCGTACAGAGTATCCAAGACTGAAGTAGGGCTAGTTTGATCTTGGTTACCTTTGGAGTTTTCAAAGTTGACTTCATCTCTCATTGTATTACATGCTTTAGCTTTCTCATTAGAAGAAGCCTGTCAACAATGTAAATATATAGcaaagaaagaaaattcaaatgggAAATCAAAACAAAGATCAAGTGGCATACTTCCTGTAAGGTCAAAATGATATACAACAATATTCAACCCTTTATCCCATTTAAGTAGGATTGACTATACAGATCTTCCTACGTCATTAGTCTCGATCCCCTACTATATCCGTATCTATATTTAAATGAGTTTTATCCTAAATTATAGTTGCTATCCAAGTCTTCTTTGGTCTCTTCGAACAGGATGACGATTATCTTGCGGGCTGACGAGAAGATGAAATTGAGGATAAAGCAAgaagagaaacaaaaaaaaagaaactttattatcaatAGAGGATAATTCCTCAAACAAATATACAGGAGTTTATATAAACTCTAGAGCTAAGACCCAAATAAAAACAAATCTTAATATATAAACTACAATTCCTATCTtgcaaagaaatgaaagaaattCTAAGAGAGAGGAAAAATTTTTCTAACAGACTCATAATCTTAAAATCTCTAAACGGAtcaaaaagccaaaatacaaacgAAAGAAATTACCAAAAATACTTAAAATACCAAAATATCTTGAATACCCAAAAGGTAAAAATTaccataaataataataaaaatctgcGAATCCTCTGCATCAATAACCCCAGGTTAAAAGAACTTGTCTTCGAGTTTAGAGTAGTTTCAGGTGGTAGCCTAGGAGGAAAATCATATGATATTAACTCGATAAAATCTATTGGCAGCTGTTGGGCTTTGAGAATCCTCAGTGATCCAAATGCACTTTATTTCCAAAATTGAGAAGCTAAAAATCAATTTTGCATGCATCAATTCCCTTAGCATACTTTATTCAACCAAATTAATTGCTTCATCAGCTTCAATCTTCTGATTGTTTGCATCAGCACCAATAGTCAGAAGCTTCTCAACCTTATCGAGGTTTATCATTTTGTCAAAGGAAGATGGCAAAACCATATCAGGTAAAGGTATTGACACAGCTGCAGGTGAACTAAAGCTCAAACTGCTGTGATAAATTAGCTCCTGATCTGTTTTCCAAAGCCAAGGCACTACCAAAGTAACATCTTGTTTTGCAGATTTAGCCATATATGCAGTAAAATTTGATCCTGGATAGAAAGGAACAGGCTGAATCACCACAGGATTAGGTCCAGTTGCAGAGATGAAAACTGCTGGTCCCACATTGATCACAACATCAGCTAGTCTTTCACCCAACGTCATTGTCGTACAACCCAACTCTAGTAATAAGGAACCCAAGTTCTGCAATAAGACTCCAGATTTAAGCATACTATTTTGAAGGTTCCCACACATAAGTGTAAAGGTCAAACTTGCTTGATCCTCTAGATGCCCTGTGAATTGTGATATGTATCCATCAACTTGCATCATTAGCAATTCTATTGTAGAAAGCAGAACTTCTACGAAAGATGCTGGACTTGGTAAGCCACCAGGGATAAAAGAATGGTGAGACTGAAGACCATTGTCAAGCATATTAGTGATGTTTGCTTTATTTCTGTACTCCACACCCTCTATGAAGAACTCATCTCCCATGAAGCTCAATGGTGGCAAAAAgcaaatacgctcgcccccagcgcccccgccaacccgtcccaggccaacacggaggaagtaaatcacgggcggccactagcctttggaatagtgactaacacatatcTCCCATGAAACTCAAATACTGATGTATAGTGGTCAAAGAATCAGGAATTACAGTTGGCTGTTGAGGGCCCAATGAAACTGCAGCCTGGAAATGGTCAGGTAACTACCTAGAACCAAGCTCACCATCCGGAATGTCAAGAGAGGTTCTTGTACCCAAATCCCTGAGATCTGTACTTGAGGGCTGGGATCCAGTGTTTCTTGTTGCAACAGCATTTAAGATACTAGATATAATCTGAGAAAGATCTTGAGTATATGATGGTCCCCTGGCCAACATTGACTGTCTCAAAGACGAAGGTACAAGCTCCCTGACCAACATGACTACAATGAGTATTGGAAGTAGCATTCAAAACTGGTGCACCTTCATTTTCCATATGACTTGTTGATGGGAATAAAGAAAATTGTTGTGGTTGTCTAACAACCAGATGCAAACTGTGACCATCTTCGATATGGTATGTAGACAGGATTTTGTCATCTTTCAAAACCTTGCCACAGCATATTAGACGTTGTTGTTCAGAGATTACCCCAGTTATACTGGCTATTGGCTCCTTTAACTTCGGAATTGGCACAAACTTGTCTACTCGCAGGGTGTGCGTTAGAGAATccaatgttttaattttaatctctaTGCTCTGCGAATCTTTTGTGAAATCTATACATGATGTTGTTGCTTCTGAAGGATCATAAGCACCCATATTCTCCTCAAGTGAACGGGGAACGAGGTCAACGCCAAGAGAGTAGGAAACCTGGACGAGGCAAACAAGTGACAGCAGCTCGCGAGCCCCCACAAAACATATTGCGGTGTTGGAATTTTATAGATTTAACTCCGCAGTGGAGAGACCTATTGTGTTTGATTTCCCATCCTCTTCATCCTTGTCTTGAACATAAACCAAGGATGAAGTATCTTTCTCAACTTCAGTATTGGTTTCATGGGTTTCAACAGGGAAGGGTAGGAAGGAAAGGTGCTGATGCGACACATAATCGCGTACCTCATCCAAGACCTCGGGTACAAACACAAACTTGTCTGTGGGATTGGCAAGCTTATCGCCATGGATCAGAGCATTGGCATCTAACACCACCACCGAGATGCCTTTGCTCGACGTAAGGCTTCCGAACACTTGCGTGGAGATCGCCTCTTGGGGATGCGTTGTCGGCTTCTTCTACAACACAGATCTCCAGCACGTGGTCTACACTGGAGGAACCGAGGCAACCGTGGGAGGGGAGGGAGATGAGATCACATCAGCATCCATGGAACGTGTGAGGGATTGGTGAAATTTGGCAAGGGATTTAGGGCTAGGGTTTGGAGTAGGTGATGTCTTCTAAAATAAAGTTTGAGTATATACCCAATGGGAAGAAATTGGTTCTTCATTTTTTTTCGTCTTCTCTCAATCCTTGATCTTGTCTTGTCTTGTCAGTCTCATGAGCATTGCAAGTACTTCCACCATGATGATGCTAGACCTTTGAGTTTGGAGGCAACCAATTTCACCTTCATTTGATCTGAAACTTATCTATAGTTGAAGACCTGCTCCACTTTGTTGATCCAATCAACAAAATTCTCTGTATGTGACGTATCAGAAAATTCAGGTAGATAAACTTGAAATCCAAGGTCTCCATGTTGATCCTCTCGACCACGTACCTCTCAATCTTCAAAATTTCACGTCATCGCCGCTTCTGTAAATCACGTCGGGATAAATTTATAACTTGCCCCTATAAATCCTCAATCCTCAACCGTCTTTCATGATGCTCGGCTTCCTCTATCAGAACATGTCTACCGCGACCACGATGACCTTCCATTGTATGTGGCACTCGACTTACTCAATCAAACACTTACAGCTCTAACACTGGGCATGGGAATTGAGGAGAAGGCAAAAAGAGAAATCACAAAAAGAGAAACTTTATTATCAATAGAGGATAATTCCTCAAACAAATATATAGGAGTTTATATAGATGATATGCAAACTGCAAGTATAGGTTGTcttcaaataataaaatatcaaatgCACAGGGATTGGTGGCTAAGTACTAGTCCAATAAACAAATGCAATTGTCTAAACTAATCGTGAGATTTGAGTTGTGCAAGAGCAAGAGATCTAAGGGGAAAAAACAGAGAATATGGTGAGGAAAGAGTATTGAGTGAGATGAGAAAACAGAAAGGATAGTGATCGGAGAAAATTCGATGGGAAAAgcaattctaaaaattcagtttcaCCACAATGATTGTAAATACTTAATCTATGTTTGGTTTCCTATCCTCAATGGTTATTTATGTAGGTACTATCCTATGGTATCCGATATGAACTTTGGGATTACATCGGCGTATCCGTTCCAATTTGTCGTCTACTTTCAGAGAGATAGAGGTGAGGGATTGATTTCTTAAGGAGATCCTTTTCACATGATTCCACGACCTCGAGTTGCCTTCTCTTAGTGCATGGCGACGAATTGGAACTAATCCATTAAGATCTATAATAGTCTATTGCTCCTTGTGGCATACCGATCTACTTTCGTAGGCGACTATCCACGTCTTGAGTTTCTATGGGTCAAAGGATTGGGTTCTCCTTTCGATTCATCCCTGCACCTCATGGGATATGAATCTTGTGCTTTTAGCATCAAGATCGTGTGTACATAGTAGATCTGTTCCACAAATACACATGTCATTGATAAGAAACATTCAAACTCAATAGATTCAACAAAATAGTGTTTATCAAAAGGGTTAATCAAGACTCTACTCAATAAACTCGGAGTTACAACCAGAGATAATCATTCAAACAAGTTACAATCAAGACAAATTCaaaaaagggaagaaaagcttagtCTTGATGTGTGGGATCATCTCCGGATGCTCTCCGATCTGAAATATGGGCGTTAAGGTTTCGAAAATCCCTCGTATCCGTTGTCCTAAGTCTTCTTAGGGCCCTTGGGCGGTTCCCAATCTAGATCCTAGTTTGAGATCTAAATCATCCTTTTATACCTAATTTCCAGGCTTCCGACACGACTGTGCCCGCTGACACGGCCTGGCTGTGTTGGGCAATGACATGGTCGTGGCGGCTGGCACGACCTGCGCGTGACAGGCGTTGTGGCTTCTTTCGGGcggcggcacgaccgtgccaGTTGGCATGGCCTGCTCGGCCATGGCAGCTGGAATGCACTCAGGAATTGGCCTTTGAACTCTGTTTTCCCTCCTCTTCGTGCCCTATCAAAGAAAATAAACAAGAGCAGCTCTCCGAACTAGAAAAGTATCAAAATGAAGCACAAATAGATGAAAACAGCAGATATATGCATATGAAATGAGATAGGATATGTGTCAAACTACGATAAAAAACATATATGAAATGTACACATCAATAGACTCTAAACCTAAGAcgcaaataaagaaaagaaatcttAATATATAAACTACAGTCCTTATCTTGTAAAGAAagggaaaaaattttaaaaggaaaaattttccTAATAGACTCacacatggtttaaaatttcgacccgtgccgaggtttcggtctcaggCCGGAACGAtatggtttcggtatcgtatcgtgccgtgccaatatagtttcagtattttttatttatctataataatgataagataaatatgtttattgtgtatataaaaataagttgtatattgatttattataagttctcaattattgaataatttaatatggttagaaaaaataattaaaaataattttatttaaatagaattgatatatcaataattcaaattaaaatggaagtatctataataataataataataataataataataatacaagatattattttatattaataataattatataaattaactatttattcatttaattaattattaattaaataatatatattttaaatagtaaaaaatatcaagtaaaaaattaaaaaaaaatcagaatataaatataatttattagaattttttaaatttttttagaatttttttacatttttttaaaaatttaaatgaaatttaaaataataaaaatatattacaatataaataagaattattatatattttttaaaatttttaaatgaaatttaaaatattatttttttcagtatattaattaataaaatttatttaatttattttaattttaaatatattttttatatatcttattaggataatttaactaGATTTATAAAAGCCTCTTCGAAATATCACACATCCTCTACCCATCctccttaggaattgtttaaattaataaaataaaataaataattattaaaaacagaaaaaaaaaacgcGTACACGATATCGCGCCCGCCCGTGATCGATCATCGCGATCTCGCGGGGGGAGTCCGGCGACGCTGGAAGCGTCGCCGGACGCCTCCGGCGATGCCGGAAGGGTCGCCGGAAGCGTCCGGCGACCCTGCCGGACGATTTCGGCGCCGCAGAAGGCGTCGTGCACGACGCCTTCGCTGCCGAATGTGCCGCGGGACGCCGCCGGaggcgtcccgcgtctcctccggCGCCGCCGAGACGAGGACGCCTCCCGTGCCGGTTTCGGCCGCCCGGCGGAACGGTAAAACCCGTCCGTGTCGGGCGGCATAGAACGACACTTCAAACCTTGGACTCACAATCTTAAAATCTCAAACGggtcaaaaatccaaaaatataaaagatagaaattatcaaaaatacctaaaatatcaaaaatatcttaaataccAAAAAggtaaaaattaccaaaaatcataataaaaatcTGTGGATCCTCCTGCATCATTTCTTCCTCAATTATGTGTATATTTGTTGACATTATGTCACATAACTGAAGCATTTATTGATACCTAAGTACATGTAAATACTATCTTAAACGCATCTCTCAGAGTTTTCTCTCAATAGGCACAACACCAAGTTTCTTtttaatgttctcatttcttatcaTGTCCATCCTCATATGCCCACATATCCAACTTAAGATCTTCATTTTTGCGACTCATCTTCTACTTATGTGTTCAATTCATAGTCTAATATCCTACTTCATATAACATAATAGGTCTAACCATCATTTGTAGAACACTTAAGCTTTAGAAGTACCTTACGATCACAAAGAACACCTATACCCTCTTCCATTTCAATCATTTTGCTTGTATCTTatgtaaaacatcactttcaaaccCTCTATCCTTTTACAAAAGCAATCTTAGATAACTTAAAGTTTTCGGTTATAGGAAACTCATATCTCATTTTAACAATTGTCTTGTATGTCTAATACTACTAAACTTAATTTCATGTCTtgtctttactctactaagcctaaaaccttttacATCTATAGTTTTCCATCAAGATTCGAActtatcatttactccttcacgtgacTCATCGACCAAAATAATGTCATCTAAAAATAAGATATAGACTAGAACAGATTCTTAATGTAACGCTTCAGTTAATCTACTTGAAGACTTCACTCTTGTCATTAAATTCTCATACATAACTTTAAGtatttcaatatatatataggctaacattttttttttaatttgcatAATTTTGTTATGTCTCCTTTATTTGTATACAGGGGACTATATTACTTACTCCATTGAACTCTATTGATCAGGTATTttcttcattttcaatatcaagaTGAATAACTtcgtaagtcattcaataccctACTTTCCTAGACACTTCTATACCTCTATTAGAAATTATTCGGTTTAACCgcttttccattttgcatctCATTTAATGCTTATTCTAGTTTTGAAATTTGGATTCTCtgataaaagtttaaatttttatactaCTTTGATGTACAAAAATTTTCTAagctaagttggtcacctaaaccttcattaaaatattgataaaaatatttatttcatcgCTCCTTTATTTCCTTATCCTTCACTAATACCTTCTtggattcatctttaatacatcttatttggGTAAGATCCCTTATTTTCctctctctcactttagctatccTATAGATGTCATTTTCTCCTTTTTGTATCAAGCTATTGGTACAAGTGTTCGAAAGCTTCATTCTTGGCTTCATTCCCTTCTTTCTTGatctctttcttggctattgtatattttccTAGAAACTATCATCaacaatataataaaaaaaacatttatgCTCGTAAACATGGCATATACATGTGGGAAGCACAAAAGCACAAGTCAATTACCTCAAAGCTCAATTTGCATGAGGATTTAATAAATGAAAGATGGATGGATGCATCTTCTTGCAGGGATGTGGGTGGTTTGTTTcaaacaaattatattttttatgatGTGGATGCTAGCTTTATGGTCCTATTTGAATGTCTTGTGCGAGGCAAGGATCTGATCAATATTATCACAACATAATGGTACAACTCACTCTCACATTTGACTATTGACTATAGTATGATATGcaattaaaaatgaataaaattcTAAATTTGTAAAAATACAAAAACAAGAAATCTGAATTATGGAAGTGGAGGAGAAACTTACTCTTTTCCTTGCGTCAATTATTGGGTTTGGACAAGTTGCATTTCCACTTGTTTCTTCATAATATACTTGTGGACTTCCCAAAGGCAAATTTTTTTTCAGAGGATTTACTGACTGTACACTTCCCTTTACTGCAAAACCAGGACTGTAAGAATGGAATTTGCTATCGAACCCCTCCGAGAAAGGAGAACCAGACTTTTCACAACTAAATTTCTTCATCTTCGAAAAGAGAAAACTTGAGATCTTTTCTTTGAATGTCTTATCATTCCTAGACTTTACTTCCTTCTTTCGCTCAATAGCACTACTAATCAAGAATTTGGATGATTGAGTATTTGATCCAATTTGTTCATATGAGGATGAGATAGGCAGACTCTTTGACCTTGATAAATTACCAGGGGAGCTCCTTTCGATATTGTTAATTTTCCCAAAGGTTTCACAtgatgtagataacttcaattcATCAATTGGATTGCAGGAGGATCCATTTCTAGGAATAAACTTATTAGTATGCTCAGCTTCCTTTACAACAGTATTAGCAAGGATTTGACCTAATGAGAATGATGATCTATGTGTTCGAATTTGTTCTTTATTGCTTCCATTAGAGGGTAAGGAAGCCTGTCTCTCCAAAGCTTGCTTCTTGGCTTCCATTACAACTGCTGACTTCTGTGAAATTACATTCTTTAGATTCTGTTGAGAGACTTCACTTTCAGATCTTGGTTGTAAGGCTCCCCTATCTTGCAAGCCTCTAAAAAATCCACTTTGCTCTAGAAGTTTACATAATGTCATTGGAGATGCCACCTTGGCCTTCATGACATGATGATTACCAAATCTAGGCTTTAGGACCACTATCCTGGTTTGCTGAGAAACATTTTTTGCCTTTAGTTGAGTAAAATCAGAATTATTACTGGCGGATGGATATCGTTCTGTTGTCACCACATTCTCACCCTTCTCAAAATTTCGCAATGGCTTAAATGCAGaaatgtgattttttttaactGGAATGATAGGGGCATTTCTCATGTGCTTAGATAGTATGAAATCTGGACCTTCAAGGATTTTTAGGAATAATTTTCTGTTTGAGCAGACAATTCTAAGGGCATCTTGAAAATCCTTGGAATGGAGTATCCTTTCCTCTTCTGTAGAAAAACTCCCTTCCATTAAATTCTCTACATAGGCCTTTTTGTTGTTCTTATTCAGGTCCTTGATACAATTTCCCCACTGGTTTTTTATATCTCCTGATGGTTTATGTAATATTTCACATGCATCCTTGGACTCAATCTTGTCATAAATATAATGCTGAAGATTACAGGACATTTCATTGCAGAATTTGCCTTTCTGGCAACTAACCTTAAGTTTTCCAGCCAAGGTAGTTGTCGATGGACAATTATCCTGCAACTTTCTTTTAGTATGGACGGAGACTTGCTGCTGATCCAGCTTCATGGTATCAATTCCCATCAGTTGGGCAACAACACTATGAGATTTCCGTTTTAACTCAATTTCGTTAGACATGTCATTGGCCATCAAAATCTTAATTGGTGTTGCCATTGATTTTTCACTCAGCAAATTCTTCATCTCAGTCTATCTACCACTTCTGAATACAAAAAAAAGACTCCTCCAAAATAAAATTTATGCTTCAATATGTATGACAGCCACCATTGCTGACTTGTTTCCTATCGAGATTTTTTGTGCTTCATTCTCAACACCAGATTTTTTTTCAACAATATTTAGTACCTACATTATTAATCAGTATAATGCAGTCAAGCTTgagaataattaattaattaatgcaaCCCAAAAAACAATGTAACCTTAGAAACACGTAAAAAAAGCACTTATTTACATAATTTTTTCCATACCCATGCGTAATTACAAAAACCAGATATTATCCAGTTTATGCTATTGAGAGAACAGAAAATTCAATCTTTCCAGTCTTGAAGCAGCTAAAGATGTAACCAGTTACCAACCAGTTTAATGTGATCtcgtccaaaaaaaaaaaaaggcagcccggtgcacaaagctcccgccatgcggggtcccgggaaggatccattgtacgcaaccttaccctactctttgcaagaggctgttttcaggattcgaacccgtgaccttttggtcacatggcaacaactttaccgttgcgccaaggctccccttcaatgtGATCTCGTCCAATTGAAATATAAATAAAACCAGGTTTTGTTTATCTATATGTAATATTATAAAGTTTAAATCAAAAACAAATTGAGTGTTAGTTATTGAAGATACAAGAATTGGTAAGTAAACATGAAGGAGTAGAGGATTAAATTTTTGTAGTATCCGAAAACTCAATAGTTAATTAAGAGGATTCAGtcgatttaattaagaatttattaatgtATATAgtttcaaattaattaagttagcctACAATTATGGGATTTAGATCaatcaattattttaataaagtagTAGgacataaatatataaaaatttataaagacttagtatttataTAACCTATgtgtataaaattttattattcatctaagtaatatagaaataaaacataagtaatatattatatataatattaaatatataatttaataaaaatataagattatatatatatatatatgaaatttaatGCAATTGATGACTTAGtataataaaattaagaaaaactataatattgtaatatatgaattatatatattactatgtatatgtgatatatatatatggatatataaTTACGAAATTTAATGCAATAACTTagtattaagaaactataatatgaattatatatattatcatatatatgtgatatatacatggatatttataaatatgaaattagtatataaatataaatatgtacgaaattaatgcaattaaataaCTAAGAACTACAATATTatcatcctatatatatatatatatatatatatatatatatatatatatatatatatatatatatatatatatatataattatgaaatttaatgcaatgacttagtattaagaaactataatatgaattatatatattaccatgtatatgtgatatatacatggatatgtataaatatgaaattagtatatgaatataaatatgtacgaaattaatgcaattaatagaCCAAGTCCTAAGCTCCCTCTTCTATTTAAAAACCTTACCTTCAAAAGCCTCACCTTTGATGTTGCCGCCGTCCCTAAGAAGGCTCCCCTCCCACTTTGTTTCTCCAACGGTTCTAGAGCTCCAAAGGAAGACTAAGAAGGGAGTTAGTAGCTAAAGATTGAAGTCATGTTCTTcccatgtt is a window encoding:
- the LOC121981446 gene encoding uncharacterized protein LOC121981446 — encoded protein: MKNLLSEKSMATPIKILMANDMSNEIELKRKSHSVVAQLMGIDTMKLDQQQVSVHTKRKLQDNCPSTTTLAGKLKVSCQKGKFCNEMSCNLQHYIYDKIESKDACEILHKPSGDIKNQWGNCIKDLNKNNKKAYVENLMEGSFSTEEERILHSKDFQDALRIVCSNRKLFLKILEGPDFILSKHMRNAPIIPVKKNHISAFKPLRNFEKGENVVTTERYPSASNNSDFTQLKAKNVSQQTRIVVLKPRFGNHHVMKAKVASPMTLCKLLEQSGFFRGLQDRGALQPRSESEVSQQNLKNVISQKSAVVMEAKKQALERQASLPSNGSNKEQIRTHRSSFSLGQILANTVVKEAEHTNKFIPRNGSSCNPIDELKLSTSCETFGKINNIERSSPGNLSRSKSLPISSSYEQIGSNTQSSKFLISSAIERKKEVKSRNDKTFKEKISSFLFSKMKKFSCEKSGSPFSEGFDSKFHSYSPGFAVKGSVQSVNPLKKNLPLGSPQVYYEETSGNATCPNPIIDARKRASSNEKAKACNTMRDEVNFENSKGNQDQTSPTSVLDTLYEDRRNDIISKSSDVITGTQSISRAPPIESVSRSLPRDNTHPDFSIFNKEPFKVDNNHEENYVFPRNFLSSTSAINTTVSTRNHAIRGQFDEVLLTSYFYWREAAAMLKEKRSNQNVLFNSINSEPIEFGSTGLPTSQNVNQWIRESAWLVPAEAWNIIRNSFFVKTVMEDDDCSNISQLLDMMVGGYRLSEYLLEVQEITEEISGYVLKNLVREALAEMSD